From a region of the Paenibacillus lutimineralis genome:
- a CDS encoding PaaI family thioesterase, whose amino-acid sequence MEAENRNKDAQMQEWERLAKGTFWDYLGSQVETVNERQVVVTLEIKPHHHNMIGIVHGGVHATLLDSAMGLLAMVNRPNCNVVTTNLNMNYVAKSSIGKMIVTAELVHSSRTMITAHAFARMDNGDLCAFGTGTFRVS is encoded by the coding sequence GTGGAAGCGGAAAATCGTAATAAGGATGCCCAAATGCAGGAATGGGAGCGTCTGGCGAAGGGAACTTTCTGGGATTATCTCGGCTCCCAGGTGGAGACAGTCAATGAGCGGCAGGTCGTTGTTACTCTGGAAATTAAGCCGCATCATCATAATATGATTGGGATTGTCCATGGCGGTGTTCATGCTACGCTGCTGGATTCTGCAATGGGGCTTCTAGCGATGGTAAACAGACCGAATTGTAATGTCGTGACTACGAATCTGAATATGAATTATGTGGCCAAATCAAGCATCGGCAAGATGATTGTTACCGCCGAGTTAGTCCATTCCAGTCGCACAATGATCACCGCGCATGCTTTCGCTAGAATGGATAACGGTGATCTGTGCGCCTTCGGCACAGGAACGTTCCGGGTAAGTTAA
- a CDS encoding long-chain-fatty-acid--CoA ligase translates to MNAKPWLQHYPAEVPPTYDYPQQHLAQFLLDSAQQYPEQIALDFMGATTTYRALLDKTYRFANALRNLGVQQGDRVAIMLPNCPQAVIAYYGVLLIGGVVVMTNPLYMPRELEYQLNDSGARVIVTLDILVDRVNKAMEQHPLDYILVARVQDELSFPKNMLYPLKARKDGTAVKVNYNEQIVSFKELLKNSQPVPYLAPIDVENELALIQYTGGTTGFAKGVMLTHRNLVANTIQTQLWFYRSQAGKETYLAALPFFHVFGMTVLLNQAVSLGCTLTLMPRFEIEQVLKAIDRKRPTVFPGAPTMYVAIINHPDVRSYDLSSIQVCISGAASLPQEVQTRFEQLSGGKLIEGYGLTEASPVTHANNIWEKRKTGSIGIPFPDTEAMIVKPDTLEEVPLGEIGELAVKGPQVMKGYWNKPEETYKCLRDGWLLTGDLGKMDEDGFFYILDRRKDIIIAGGYNIYPREVEEILFEYPGVEEAIVAGIYDPYRGETVKAYIVPMSGARLDEAELKKFCKERLAAYKVPKVYEFRDSLPKTMAGKVLRRRLIEEEQSKLNNDQK, encoded by the coding sequence ATGAATGCAAAACCCTGGCTACAACATTATCCCGCCGAAGTACCACCGACCTATGATTATCCGCAGCAGCATTTGGCACAATTTCTACTGGATTCAGCGCAGCAATATCCCGAGCAGATTGCGCTTGATTTCATGGGAGCGACGACAACCTATCGGGCTTTGCTGGATAAAACCTATCGCTTCGCGAACGCACTGCGCAATCTTGGCGTGCAGCAGGGAGATCGTGTGGCGATTATGCTGCCCAACTGTCCACAGGCGGTTATCGCATATTATGGCGTGCTATTAATCGGCGGAGTGGTCGTGATGACCAATCCGCTGTATATGCCGCGTGAGCTGGAGTATCAGCTTAACGACTCCGGAGCAAGGGTTATCGTTACGCTGGACATTCTCGTGGATCGGGTGAACAAGGCGATGGAGCAGCACCCGCTTGATTATATTCTCGTTGCTAGAGTGCAGGATGAGCTTTCTTTTCCCAAAAACATGCTATATCCACTAAAGGCCAGAAAAGATGGCACCGCAGTAAAGGTCAACTATAACGAGCAGATTGTATCATTTAAGGAACTGCTTAAAAATTCGCAGCCTGTTCCGTATTTAGCTCCGATTGATGTCGAGAATGAGCTGGCGCTAATTCAGTACACCGGGGGGACGACCGGCTTTGCCAAAGGTGTTATGTTGACGCATCGCAATCTGGTCGCCAATACGATTCAGACGCAGCTGTGGTTCTATCGCTCTCAGGCCGGAAAGGAGACATATTTGGCAGCGCTTCCTTTCTTCCATGTGTTTGGGATGACGGTGCTGCTGAACCAGGCTGTCTCTCTCGGATGTACCTTGACTCTGATGCCGCGGTTCGAGATCGAGCAGGTGTTGAAGGCGATTGACCGCAAGCGGCCTACCGTATTTCCAGGTGCGCCAACGATGTATGTGGCGATCATCAATCATCCTGATGTTCGAAGTTACGATTTGTCCTCGATCCAGGTCTGTATTAGCGGTGCGGCCTCGCTGCCTCAGGAAGTGCAGACCCGATTTGAGCAGTTGTCTGGCGGAAAGCTGATTGAAGGATACGGCTTGACAGAGGCATCGCCGGTGACGCATGCGAACAATATTTGGGAGAAGCGTAAAACGGGCTCCATCGGTATCCCTTTTCCGGATACAGAGGCAATGATCGTAAAGCCGGATACATTGGAGGAAGTTCCACTTGGTGAGATTGGGGAGCTAGCGGTCAAAGGGCCGCAAGTGATGAAAGGGTATTGGAACAAGCCGGAAGAGACTTACAAGTGTCTGCGTGATGGGTGGTTGCTTACCGGTGATCTCGGCAAAATGGATGAGGACGGTTTCTTCTACATTCTGGACCGTCGCAAGGACATTATTATCGCAGGCGGGTATAACATATACCCCCGCGAGGTTGAGGAGATCTTGTTCGAATATCCTGGTGTAGAGGAAGCGATTGTGGCCGGAATTTATGATCCTTACCGCGGAGAGACCGTGAAGGCTTATATCGTGCCGATGAGTGGGGCCCGGCTGGATGAAGCGGAGTTGAAGAAGTTCTGTAAAGAAAGGCTGGCTGCATACAAGGTCCCGAAGGTCTATGAATTCCGGGATAGTCTACCAAAGACAATGGCGGGCAAGGTGTTGCGCCGCAGGCTGATCGAAGAGGAACAATCCAAATTGAACAACGATCAAAAATAG
- a CDS encoding acyl-CoA dehydrogenase family protein produces MNQQAMKKVRGGSFVIEDGDFQNMVTPEDFTEEQRMIADMTKQFVQGEIAPHDEQLENLDYDLTVKLLREAGELGLLGADVPEAYGGMGLDKVSTTLINEKLTKASSFALSFGAHVGIGTLPIVYFGTEEQKQKYLPGLASGEKIAAYCLTEPSSGSDALGAKATAQLSEDGSHYVLNGTKQFITNAGFADIFIVYAKVDGTQFSTFIVERTMEGVSIGPEEKKMGIKASSTCPLILEDVKVPAENLLWEVGKGHLIAFNILNIGRFKLAAGCVGAAKDALELAAHYANERTQFGQKISSFPLIGQKLADMNIRTYVLESMVYRTAGLFDTGLAEVDLSAADVGYRSAKAIAEYQLECSINKVFGSETLDFVADEGVQIHGGYGYTKEYRIERIYRDSRINRIFEGTNEINRLLIPGTLMKRALKGELPLLQKAMELQAEMMERVSPPEGDGVLEQEAHLLKMAKKIFLLVGAGAVQTYQAKLEQEQEVLSYLADIMISIFAMESALLRTQKRINQTSEEKSKLAILLTTAYIQDEFGRIENWAKEVLSAIASGDMLRTQLSVLKKWSKRTPLNLVTLKREIAAQVIQSEGYVS; encoded by the coding sequence ATGAATCAGCAAGCGATGAAGAAAGTGCGCGGCGGAAGCTTTGTGATCGAAGACGGGGATTTTCAGAATATGGTTACGCCTGAGGATTTCACGGAAGAGCAGCGGATGATCGCCGACATGACGAAGCAATTTGTGCAAGGGGAAATTGCCCCGCATGATGAGCAACTGGAGAATCTGGATTATGATCTGACGGTAAAATTACTCCGAGAAGCCGGCGAATTAGGTTTGTTAGGCGCGGATGTGCCGGAGGCATACGGCGGAATGGGACTGGATAAGGTCAGCACTACGCTGATCAATGAGAAGCTGACCAAAGCTTCCTCCTTCGCTTTGTCGTTCGGAGCGCATGTTGGGATCGGGACGCTGCCGATCGTCTACTTCGGAACGGAGGAACAGAAGCAGAAGTACTTGCCGGGTCTGGCCAGCGGGGAGAAGATCGCCGCATATTGCTTGACAGAGCCTTCGTCTGGATCGGATGCGCTGGGCGCCAAGGCGACGGCCCAATTATCCGAGGATGGAAGCCATTATGTGCTCAATGGTACGAAGCAATTTATTACGAATGCAGGATTTGCGGACATATTCATCGTTTATGCCAAGGTAGATGGCACACAGTTCAGCACCTTTATCGTGGAGCGCACGATGGAGGGCGTCAGCATCGGACCAGAGGAGAAGAAGATGGGCATCAAGGCATCGTCCACCTGTCCGCTTATCCTTGAGGACGTCAAAGTTCCGGCAGAGAACCTGCTTTGGGAAGTTGGCAAAGGGCATCTGATCGCTTTTAATATACTGAACATCGGTCGGTTCAAATTGGCCGCAGGCTGTGTCGGAGCAGCTAAGGACGCGCTTGAGCTTGCGGCTCATTATGCGAACGAGCGGACCCAATTCGGCCAGAAAATCTCCTCCTTCCCGCTGATCGGCCAGAAGCTAGCCGACATGAACATCCGCACATATGTGCTGGAGAGTATGGTCTACCGGACGGCCGGATTGTTTGATACGGGGCTAGCGGAAGTAGATCTTAGCGCTGCAGATGTCGGCTACCGTTCCGCCAAGGCGATCGCTGAGTATCAGCTGGAATGCTCGATTAATAAGGTGTTTGGCTCGGAGACGCTGGATTTTGTGGCCGATGAAGGTGTGCAGATTCATGGTGGTTACGGATATACAAAGGAGTACCGGATTGAGCGGATTTACCGTGATTCGCGGATTAACCGTATTTTCGAGGGAACGAATGAGATTAATCGGCTGCTGATCCCCGGTACTCTAATGAAGCGGGCGCTTAAGGGAGAATTGCCGCTGCTGCAGAAAGCGATGGAACTGCAGGCCGAGATGATGGAGCGAGTCAGTCCTCCAGAGGGAGATGGTGTTCTCGAGCAGGAAGCCCATTTACTGAAGATGGCTAAGAAGATATTTCTGCTCGTAGGGGCAGGTGCGGTGCAGACCTATCAAGCCAAGCTTGAGCAGGAGCAGGAGGTACTTAGCTACCTTGCCGATATTATGATCTCGATATTTGCGATGGAGAGTGCATTGCTGCGGACGCAGAAACGGATCAACCAGACCTCTGAAGAGAAATCGAAGCTGGCGATTTTACTGACAACGGCTTACATTCAGGATGAATTCGGGCGCATAGAGAACTGGGCCAAAGAAGTGCTGAGTGCGATCGCTTCCGGTGATATGCTGCGGACACAGCTCTCCGTCTTGAAGAAATGGTCCAAACGAACTCCTCTCAATCTGGTGACATTAAAGCGGGAAATAGCAGCCCAGGTGATTCAGTCGGAAGGCTACGTCTCATAA
- a CDS encoding acetyl-CoA C-acyltransferase, with protein sequence MREAVIVSLARTAVGKAKKGGLVQTRADELGKAVLEAAVERAKGLQKEDVEDIIIGCAMPEGEQGLNFARIMALYAGFPVTVPALTVNRFCSSGLQSIAFAAERIMLGHADVIIAGGVESMSHVPMTGFKVSPNPRIVEQYPEVYIGMGHTAERVAEKFGISREDQDAFALRSHQRAAAAIAAGKYAEEIVPIQTEFRDVEDSGKVRSRVKVFDTDEGVREDTTLGALSKLSPSFKVGGTVTAGNSSQMSDGAAALVVMSREKAEQLQLKPLATFRSFALSGVEPELMGVGPIKAIPKALAMAGITAEDVALYEINEAFASQCLHIIRELELDKEKVNVNGGAIALGHPLGCTGAKLSASLISELRRRGGGYGVVSMCIGGGMGAAGVFEVHG encoded by the coding sequence ATGAGAGAAGCAGTCATTGTATCGTTGGCGCGGACAGCGGTCGGCAAGGCGAAAAAAGGCGGCCTCGTTCAAACCCGTGCCGACGAGTTAGGCAAGGCCGTGCTTGAAGCGGCTGTAGAGCGGGCCAAGGGCCTGCAAAAAGAAGATGTTGAAGATATTATCATCGGCTGTGCGATGCCGGAAGGGGAACAAGGACTGAATTTTGCCCGTATTATGGCGCTGTATGCTGGATTCCCAGTGACGGTTCCGGCGCTTACAGTGAATCGTTTTTGCTCTTCGGGGCTGCAGTCGATCGCTTTTGCTGCGGAACGAATCATGCTGGGGCATGCGGACGTTATTATCGCCGGAGGCGTAGAAAGCATGAGCCATGTGCCGATGACCGGCTTTAAAGTGTCGCCGAACCCGCGGATCGTGGAGCAGTACCCAGAGGTATACATCGGAATGGGGCATACAGCGGAGCGAGTGGCGGAGAAGTTCGGGATTAGCCGCGAGGATCAGGATGCCTTTGCCCTGCGCTCGCATCAGCGGGCTGCGGCAGCGATTGCCGCTGGAAAGTATGCGGAGGAAATCGTTCCAATCCAGACCGAGTTCAGGGATGTCGAAGATTCAGGAAAAGTAAGATCGAGGGTTAAGGTCTTTGATACGGATGAAGGCGTGCGGGAGGATACGACGCTGGGTGCTCTCTCCAAGCTGTCACCGAGTTTCAAGGTCGGCGGTACGGTAACGGCAGGCAATTCATCTCAAATGAGCGACGGAGCTGCCGCGCTGGTCGTCATGAGCAGAGAAAAGGCTGAGCAGCTGCAGCTAAAACCTCTGGCGACGTTCCGATCCTTCGCGCTGTCCGGCGTTGAACCGGAGCTGATGGGAGTCGGACCGATCAAAGCGATTCCCAAGGCGCTGGCGATGGCCGGAATTACGGCCGAGGATGTAGCCTTGTATGAAATCAATGAAGCCTTTGCTTCGCAATGCCTTCATATTATTCGCGAGCTTGAGCTGGATAAGGAGAAAGTGAATGTGAACGGGGGCGCGATTGCGCTCGGCCATCCGCTCGGCTGTACGGGAGCGAAGCTAAGTGCCTCGCTGATCTCCGAGCTGCGCAGGCGCGGCGGCGGTTATGGCGTCGTCTCGATGTGTATCGGTGGCGGGATGGGCGCAGCCGGAGTGTTTGAGGTGCACGGGTAG